A single genomic interval of Anopheles marshallii chromosome 2, idAnoMarsDA_429_01, whole genome shotgun sequence harbors:
- the LOC128717916 gene encoding kelch-like protein 10, with product MIGELRASRTDTSSSTSCSTTIEASSSNVSLQPKRCISYMTMQTLHDMRLSETLCDASIVLPDNGHEFRVHRVIVGSCSEYFRILFTTSVPSEKYLLAIPGIPSSVMEQTIRYAYLRECDLTEDTVYDVYAAADFLLMNSLIEHCSVYILDRLRLDNCVTMMLFGRQRASKTLQDSARLFILKNFPRLAQDATNSNELLQLDVDDICQLLADDLLNVREEDTAWEFLLRWIEHDPAKRSKHICRLMKTVRFGLLNTEYFLDKVKGNQYVLASDETKPLVIEALTFLYDLEMISTKAMKEMKTPAIAMPRLPHEVIFTVGGWGEGQSQSIVETYDTRADRWIKVSNEDPAGPRAYYGAAYIGRYLYFVGGYDGVEHFNTCRRYDMVLKDWQEIAPMHCKRCYVSVVALDGMLYAMGGYNGSNRHNSVERYDPRTNQWTLIAPMGSLRSDADACTLNGMIYIAGGFNGHECLNTAEMYDPQANSWSPLPPMLHRRSGVSCTALGGALYVVGGFNGLIRLNSCERYELATRRWTACAEMFHQRSNFGLEAIDDMLFAIGGYDGVSAIAYVECYSPNTNEWFEAADLSMMRSAFRAVTVSGLPNIQDYVHSNRENSPPASDVEDELD from the exons ATGATTGGTGAACTTCGAGCATCGCGCACAGATACCTCATCCTCGACATCGTGCTCCACCACAATAGAGGCATCGTCCTCCAATGTGTCCCTCCAGCCGAAGCGATGCATCAGCTACATGACGATGCAGACGCTGCACGATATGCGGCTGAGTGAGACGCTTTGCGATGCATCCATCGTGCTGCCAGATAATGGCCACGAGTTTCGCGTACATCGTGTCATCGTGGGATCGTGCAGTGAATATTTCCG CATCCTGTTCACGACGTCGGTGCCGAGCGAGAAATACCTTCTTGCGATACCGGGTATACCCAGTTCCGTGATGGAACAGACCATCCGGTACGCGTATCTGCGCGAGTGTGATCTGACTGAGGATACCGTGTACGATGTGTACGCGGCGGCCGACTTTCTGCTCATGAACAGCCTTATAGAGCATTGCTCCGTGTACATACTGGACCGGTTACGTCTAGACAACTGTGTCACCATGATGTTATTCGGCAG ACAACGTGCATCAAAAACACTGCAAGATTCGGCCCGGCTGTTTATTCTGAAGAACTTCCCAAGGCTCGCCCAAGACGCCACCAATAGTAATGAGCTACTGCAGCTCGACGTGGACGATATCTGCCAGCTGCTCGCTGATGATCTTTTGAATGTGCGTGAAGAAGATACGGCTTGGGAGTTTTTATTGCGTTGGATCGAACATGATCCAGCCAAGCGAAGCAAACACATCTGCCGGCTGATGAAAACGGTTCGCTTCGGGTTGCTAAATACGGAG TATTTCCTAGATAAGGTGAAAGGAAATCAGTACGTGCTGGCGAGCGATGAGACGAAACCATTGGTGATTGAAGCGTTAACCTTTCTGTACGACCTAGAAATGATCAGTACCAAAGCTATGAAAGAG ATGAAAACTCCTGCAATCGCAATGCCTCGGTTACCGCACGAAGTGATATTCACTGTCGGCGGTTGGGGCGAGGGTCAATCGCAATCCATCGTTGAAACGTACGACACGAGGGCAGATCGCTGGATAAAGGTGTCCAATGAAGATCCGGCTGGGCCACGCGCATACTACGGGGCAGCTTACATCGGGCGCTATCTCTACTTTGTTGGAGGCTATGACGGAGTGGAACATTTCAACACCTGTCGTCGGTACGATATGGTGCTTAAGGACTGGCAGGAG ATTGCCCCAATGCACTGCAAACGATGTTACGTCAGTGTGGTCGCCCTGGACGGTATGCTCTACGCGATGGGAGGCTACAATGGTTCCAATCGGCACAACTCAGTCGAACGGTACGATCCCCGCACTAACCAATGGACGCTGATCGCACCGATGGGTTCTTTGCGTTCGGATGCTGACGCCTGCACACTGAACGGCATGATCTACATTGCCGGCGGGTTTAATGGGCACGAGTGTCTCAACACTGCCGAAATGTACGACCCGCAGGCGAACAGCTGGTCCCCGCTGCCACCGATGCTGCATCGCCGATCGGGCGTTTCTTGTACCGCTCTCGGTGGAGCGTTATATGTGGTCGGTGGATTCAATGGGCTCATCCGGTTGAATAGCTGCGAACGGTACGAGCTGGCTACGAGGCGCTGGACAGCCTGCGCGGAGATGTTCCACCAGCGGAGCAACTTTGGTCTGGAAGCTATCGACGATATGCTGTTCGCGATCGGTGGCTATGACGGTGTAAGTGCGATCGCGTACGTTGAGTGCTACAGCCCGAACACAAACGAATGGTTTGAGGCAGCCGACCTGAGCATGATGCGGTCCGCATTCCGAGCAGTCACCGTATCCGGGCTACCGAACATCCAGGACTACGTGCATTCGAACAGAGAAAATTCCCCACCCGCGAGCGATGTCGAGGATGAGCTGGACTAG
- the LOC128717918 gene encoding tigger transposable element-derived protein 2-like: protein MKVSSFEELDASMLSWYNESRAAGIPVTSAMCIEQAKFLHERLDMKRSFSASSGWLTRFKQRYGIAGVYTHSKTKAGSSSSADKFCYQFQQVMQNEEWLPDQIYNVDETGLYWNSLPSKTGTDTNATNERITILCCTNATGTHKLDLTIIAKSKYPWNPKDEEFPQTAVNYYEAKGGWASKEIFQHWFQYKWIPEVRAYLTNKILPLRAMLLLDTAPCHITNTALRSEDGCMIVRFMPTDVANWVQPMQQGIVSLLKWNYRTDLLKKCQNDDKHMMHRRIEDAVKELEAGWSKVNSQSIKSAWNKLIPETEQYVVENEIIQTKQEAGWSKENPQSIKSTWNKLIPETEQYVVESEIIQTEREAGWSKVNPQSIKSAWNKLIPETEQYVVESEIIQTNGEETCVVMVDHQTGVVMDFEEVEEIDGEEQIEECMPEGDEIEEDIQEETEEVEEEIQQVGEIEHVEVEQWFNSDEAIIVKEENMVEVAVEFSELGDNPESGDNSGDESKDKRLELHTALTSVETLLGFVDHRGLTNDDKRAFKTIRSDVRKLMKSLESKKNNPDIILS from the coding sequence ATGAAGGTGTCTTCCTTCGAGGAGCTGGACGCAAGCATGCTTAGCTGGTACAATGAAAGCCGAGCGGCAGGCATACCGGTGACAAGCGCGATGTGCATCGAGCAGGCGAAATTTCTTCACGAAAGGTTAGACATGAAGCGTTCATTCAGCGCATCGTCCGGATGGTTGACCCGGTTCAAGCAACGGTACGGCATCGCGGGTGTGTACACACATTCGAAAACGAAAGCCGGCAGCTCGTCCAGTGCCGACAAGTTCTGCTACCAGTTTCAGCAGGTCATGCAAAACGAAGAATGGCTACCGGACCAGATCTACAATGTCGATGAGACGGGCCTGTACTGGAACTCTCTACCCTCCAAAACAGGAACGGACACAAATGCAACGAACGAGCGCATTACTATACTATGTTGCACGAATGCTACCGGGACGCACAAGCTCGATCTGACCATCATTGCAAAATCCAAATATCCCTGGAACCCGAAAGATGAAGAATTTCCACAAACCGCCGTCAATTACTACGAGGCGAAGGGTGGCTGGGCGAGCAAGGAGATCTTTCAACACTGGTTCCAATACAAATGGATTCCGGAAGTGAGGGCATATTTGACGAATAAAATTTTACCCCTACGAGCGATGTTGCTGCTGGATACCGCACCGTGTCATATTACCAACACTGCACTACGATCGGAGGACGGTTGCATGATCGTACGGTTTATGCCAACGGATGTCGCTAACTGGGTGCAACCGATGCAGCAAGGAATTGTATCACTGCTCAAGTGGAACTACCGGACAGATCTGCTCAAAAAGTGCCAAAACGATGATAAGCACATGATGCACCGAAGGATAGAGGATGCTGTGAAAGAGCTGGAAGCAGGTTGGTCCAAAGTGAACTCACAGTCGATCAAGAGCGCCTGGAATAAACTGATCCCGGAAACGGAACAGTACGTGGTGGAAAACGAGATCATACAGACGAAGCAGGAAGCTGGTTGGTCCAAAGAGAACCCACAGTCGATCAAGAGCACCTGGAATAAGCTGATCCCGGAAACGGAACAGTACGTGGTGGAAAGCGAGATCATACAGACAGAGCGGGAAGCTGGTTGGTCCAAAGTGAACCCACAGTCGATCAAGAGCGCCTGGAATAAGCTGATCCCGGAAACGGAACAGTACGTGGTGGAAAGCGAGATCATACAGACGAACGGGGAAGAAACGTGTGTCGTGATGGTGGATCATCAAACGGGTGTGGTGATGGACTTTGAGGAGGTCGAAGAAATAGATGGCGAGGAGCAAATAGAAGAGTGTATGCCCGAAGGGGACGAAATCGAGGAAGATATCCAGGAAGAAACGGAAGAAGTCGAAGAAGAAATACAGCAGGTCGGCGAAATAGAGCATGTCGAGGTGGAACAATGGTTTAACTCGGACGAGGCGATTATtgtgaaggaagaaaatatgGTTGAGGTAGCGGTGGAATTTTCCGAGCTCGGTGACAACCCCGAAAGTGGGGACAATTCCGGCGACGAATCTAAGGATAAACGGCTCGAACTGCACACGGCACTGACATCGGTCGAGACGCTGCTGGGTTTTGTTGATCACCGAGGACTTACAAACGATGATAAGAGGGCGTTCAAAACAATTCGATCCGATGTGAGAAAGTTGATGAAAAGTTTAgagtcgaaaaaaaacaatcctgaTATTATTCTATCTTAA